A genomic region of Arachis hypogaea cultivar Tifrunner chromosome 5, arahy.Tifrunner.gnm2.J5K5, whole genome shotgun sequence contains the following coding sequences:
- the LOC112801083 gene encoding UPF0496 protein At3g19330 has product MRDCQFLKSFTNSSSGPASVPSLPPSSHGDNTPSTSSSTASVSREYNLTVQAKSYAEIRSMIQGAPAEGEVHLLNPDGDCVNEALNNNTIIRNRNGSFTSLISTYFNHTETASQHCLRLHRCVDRARAMYAPLFDLRDSHDCDRTFDLFVQFDGNENPFPDSNVSSKDIRNCLTDLRNQLDFGLGKSRSRIRLFRRATAGSALCFVATAVGVAAAAVALTIHAVFALAAAAGPCCSAYIPNPSCAAEKREVARLAQLDAAAKGAYVLSYDLDTIDRLVARLHTTIEGDKRLVRMGLEKGRASYPIQEVFKLLCKNNESFLRQLDDLAEHVCLCIYTVNKARVLLLKEICGHQTP; this is encoded by the exons ATGCGGGATTGTCAGTTCCTCAAGTCATTCACCAATTCATCCTCAGGACCTGCTTCAGTTCCAAGTCTTCCACCGTCTTCCCATg GTGACAACACACCCAGCACATCCAGTTCCACAGCGAGCGTCTCTCGCGAATACAACCTAACAGTGCAGGCCAAATCCTATGCGGAGATTAGGTCCATGATACAGGGTGCTCCAGCGGAGGGCGAAGTGCACCTTCTTAACCCTGACGGAGATTGTGTAAATGAAGCACTCAACAACAACACAATAATCAGAAACAGAAACGGCAGCTTCACCAGCCTCATTAGCACTTACTTCAACCACACTGAAACCGCCTCGCAGCACTGCCTCCGCCTTCATCGATGCGTCGATCGCGCACGAGCCATGTACGCACCCCTCTTCGACCTCCGCGACTCCCATGATTGTGACCGCACCTTCGATCTATTCGTTCAGTTCGATGGCAACGAAAACCCTTTCCCTGATTCAAATGTCTCCAGCAAAGACATCCGTAACTGCCTCACAGACCTTAGAAACCAGCTTGATTTTGGCCTCGGCAAGTCTCGCTCTCGGATTCGCCTCTTCCGGCGCGCTACTGCCGGTTCTGCTCTCTGTTTCGTCGCCACTGCGGTTGGAGTGGCAGCTGCGGCGGTTGCACTCACAATTCATGCCGTTTTTGCCCTTGCCGCCGCTGCTGGTCCCTGTTGCAGTGCTTACATCCCCAATCCGAGTTGTGCGGCTGAAAAGAGGGAAGTTGCCAGGCTGGCACAGCTAGATGCCGCTGCCAAAGGTGCTTACGTGCTGAGCTATGACCTCGACACCATTGATCGACTCGTGGCTCGACTCCACACTACAATTGAGGGAGACAAGCGTCTTGTTAGGATGGGGTTGGAGAAGGGAAGGGCGAGTTATCCTATCCAGGAGGTTTTCAAGCTCCTATGCAAGAACAATGAAAGTTTTCTCCGCCAGCTTGATGATCTTGCGGAGCACGTATGCCTCTGCATTTACACTGTCAACAAGGCGAGAGTTTTGCTTCTTAAAGAGATATGTGGTCATCAAACTCCCTAG